The window AATGATAGAGGTGAAGGGCATTACTGTTCAAGATAATCGACAAATACATTTTGTTATTTGTAGATGTGAATCTGTTTGCATCTTTAATGTTGTATTTTTCCAAATGCTAATGGAATCCATATTACTTCATCAAAAAATATATCTCTACAAAGCTATAAAATTGGAACATGTTCTTGATTCTTTTCTCCTTTTGCATTTAAATTGGTGTAAATCTTTGTGTATGTTCTCATAAAAAAATGGTAGTTAGGTGATGATTGCTTCTCAATTGTGAGTGGTTCCTCTAATATGAAAATCAAGTCGATCTATTGTAGGTAGGCTATGGAATTGGGTGTTTTTTACATAAAaagttattaattaatttttccaCATAatctttttaatataaaatatatgttATTTCAGTATAAGAAGCCTTGGAAAGGATAACTCAATAGGGTTTGTGACAACAGTAGTTTTGGATACAACTTTCCAATATGAAGTTTGTCCATTGGTATTATATACAAATAGTTAAGCATCTGTAATCGATTGTTTACCCTTTGTGTATAAGAGATTTTCAATCCAAATGCATCATATGGAAAAGGTGCACATAATAACTATCAAGACTCAACATACAGTTTTGATAGGCTTCACTCTCCAATGCGATGGTTAGATAGGTCAATATATTCTAATCCTCAAACAAAAAATGCCAACAATGCTCCAGTTGCATCATGAAATCAGCAAAATGTTTGTCCTACTTCTCATATCAtggtataaattttattttaagtcTCTTAGCTTTGTGTGTATTTTTGTTTAATGcttaattttgatttttgttttggtgTTTTCAGAGTCTAAAAACAATGTCTTCCATGAATACAACAAATGTATACATGAACATAATGTATCCAAGCAAGTTATATAGGTAATATGGGACCAAGAGCTCGGAATATCAAGAACCAAAAAGGGTTTGCCCCAAGAGAAGGATGAGAGTAAACAAGTGATTTTCACTCAAGATAAAGAGCACGACAAAACATGCAGATTTTCTTAACACGTCTAGAAAGGCTacattttatattatcaaatctTATTGTGAAGATGGGATGTTCATAAGAGCATAAAGTATAATGTTTAGGCGAGTACACAAAATGGAAACAAGACGCTTATAAGCTTATCAATAGGCTCAATAGATTTCTAGAGGGTGCCATGCTTTACTTTTATTAGGTAAGAGTTTATTATTGTTTTACCCGTGTTTATCCTTTCATTTTCTGGCGCTTTCTTTTGATGATCACTACTATTGTTATATTTAGAAGTGAATACAAGTGGAAATTTGTAGTAGATAGGATTTGTTGATTTTTTATATAGGAAAGGAATCATAGATGGcagtttaaaaaaagaaaaaaataataatattactaTATGTTTGTTTTTATTCAGAAAATGAACATACTTAGAAatttgcaaagtataacaagaagctactttttttacatgtaataacattgtacttatattgtttacTTAATCCGTttctatgcaaaaaaaaaaaaaaaaaaaaaaaaaattacataattgGTCTATGTGTAGAAAAAAGATACATAATTGTTCCATGTACAAAAGATTACTTATATTTTTATAGCCAATAGTGGCAGCGTACttttttcataaacaaataacaacattGTACTTATCTTTTTAAACATAAATAGAATCATTATTTTGGATGCTATACTACACATGTTTTAAGACATTTTATTGGACcttgtatatttttttttgtatgaaTTCATCTTAAGGTTGTTTCACATTTAATATTATATTGGATTGAATTTGGTTATCTAAAAAAAAGTATTACTTATTCCATAGAGGTACTTGCCACCATTAGTAGAAACACATTGATAGCTAGCATAGAGGTATTTTCCATCATTAATAGAAACACATAGATAGCTAGCCAAATTCTATATTTTACGGTTAATAGTTAttgaaaaataacttttattatatGGGAACAAATTTTAGAATGATGATATAAAAGAAAATAgaatcaatattttttttattacatcgGTCCACCGTCCACCAGACGGGTATAAGACTAATTATTACATATCATTGTCCTAGTAAAATGTCAAGTATGTCCTTTCAAAAAATGTACTACATGTATGTTAAAGATTAAAGGCTGAATATATTCATTTTATTAGTCTTCTTACACGATATCTTTCAAAAATATACTACATGTATGTTAAAGATTAAAGGCTGAATATATTCATTTTGTTAGTCTTCTTCCACGATATCGTAAACCAAGAATTCTTTTAAGAAAGAGAAAATGGAAAAATGAAAGAAGAAGGACaaaagaaataaacaaaaattttaaagCCCAAGCAAGTACTATCCTGTTAGAATGTTAATAACGTCCTTTGACTAACAAACGTTAAATCTTAAGGAGTGAATATGTCATTTAATCAAAGGTCCGGTAATGTGAACGGAATTAGAAGCACAATGATTGAAAACAAGTTCTAGGATGTTTCGAAAATGATTAAATTCATCCAATAAAACCTTGTAGATTATTCAAAGTTATCCCTCAATaaatatgataaataaataaatataaggtCAAACACCCGTAAACTTTGCAATATACCAGTTGGATACATCGACCCAACACGTGGGTACAACATATTTGAATATAAGAACAACTGAATTTCTGTATGATATGCATTATGCAAAGAAGCCATACAAATATACAAATATGTGAAAGATATATTGTAAAGTGTAAACACTTAAATATATGTATACAATGATTTAAGAAAtggtttaaacttttttttttctgacTAATTATCGAGTTCGATCCTTTCATcaataaaatttaatttaaaccAATAAATGTcactttaatatattataactgccTCCGTGAGATAGAGTTCGAAAAATGTTATTGTGTTAATAGATTTTTTTTAAAGTCAACAtctctaaaaaaatatatttgaaaaactAATAAACACTAGTAAAAATTGTTTTATACTAccatcaaaaagttatttttcaaaataataatactCACAAACCATCCACATGTTTGGTAATTTACTcattttacacacacacacaaaagctAATCAAGatactttttaatttatttttattcatcatATAATTGATAAAAGCTTTTGTCAAAAATTTATTATTGAGTTAGATAAGATTTCCCAAACACCCTTGAATCAAAGAGTTGGAGGGTCAATGTGTCATTCATTATACTTTAGGTAGTCTAAATGAATTTAACCAAACTTAAGCGAGTTTCCAGGATATTTCCTTTTTTGCTCACTCACCAAATAAAGACCAGTAAACGCTTGGACCCAAGAGAAAACCCCCAAAGTCATCCCCTTTGGGGTCACAAATCTTCTCCTACACGCCTCTCTTaaatctctcaagaacactctccGATCAAAACCCACTTCAATTAATCCTAACCCAGATTCCATCAATCACCAACACACCTTCAATCGATCGAAAAACAGCTGTTCTCTGCCCCAATTTGATGGGTTCTGACTTGATTGAAGCAGTGACGGTTTCAAAGTCAAAGTCGGCGCCCTCTGCCGGAAAGTGCTTTCCACCTGGTTTCAGATTTCATCCGACTGATGAAGAATTGGTTCTTTATTACCTGAAGAGGAAGATCTGTGGTCGATCGCTCAAGCTCGACATCATCGGCGAAGTTGATGTCTACAAGTGGGACCCAGAAGAGTTACCTGGTATGTATACATTCCTTCGCTTAATTTTACTATATTTTACTGTCATTAACTGTATTTGGATTTGTTTACTGATATGGGTTTCGTTTTTTTGTTGAATATTAAGTATATGATCTTATTTCATGAAGTGTTTTGATTCTGTGATTATTTCGTCGTTAGGGTTTGTTTAttttgatttcctttgattgttGAATCATTAGGTTTATCACTTTTTCAAGTGCTTCGATTATGTGATGATCATGGGGTTGATTCTGTATAGTCTGGTTATTTGGATCTTGTTACTTGAATTACTTACATGATTGTTTATTACCTATCTTGATCTTGTCATGTACAATCTTGTTGGATTTTGATTCTTTTGTTGTATGCTATTGTTTGATTAGAGGAATGTTTGGTTGTATTGTTGTTTTGAAAGTGATCATGTGAAAGAATCTTTAAATCTTTAAATCTTTCAACAATTGATACTAACTAATCTCTTCTCAAATTCAGGTCAATCCAAACTAAAATCAGGTGATCGACAATGGTTCTTTTTCAGCCCACGAGATAGAAAGTATCCAAATGGTGGAAGATCAAGCCGAGCAACAATGAATGGTTATTGGAAAGCAACAGGAAAAGACAGAATCATCAAAAGGAAATCATTTCCAGTTGGAATCAAGAAAACCCTTGTTTATTACCAAGGTCGGGCACCTTCGGGCAGACGAACCGATTGGGTCATGCATGAATACACCATGGATGAAGAGGAGCTCAAAAGATGCCCGTTTACCCAAGAACACTATGTCCTTTACAAAATCTTTAAAAAAAGTGGGCCCGGTCCCAAAAACGGGGAGCAATACGGGGCTCCGTTTGTTGAGGAGGAATGGAGTGATGATGAAGATTGTGTGGATCTTGATGCTTTTTTGGTACAGAAACGGAATCTGATTCCAATTCCGATTGCAGTGGATGATGTGAAAGttgttggagaagaagaagaggagaatGTGTTTACAAATGATATTGTTGAGTTTTTGAACAAGATTATTGATGAACCCGAGATTCCTCCTCAAGTCCCGGAAGTAAAAGAGACTGGGAATTGTTTCATGGAAAGTTGTGGCGATTTGAAAGATTTTCTTGAGTTGGATGATTTGGTTGGTCCTCAGCCCGGAATTGCCGATTCCATTCCGGAGTTCGGGTCTTTGGCGGAATTCGATCTCTACCATGATTCGATCACTAGGTTTGTGGAATATGGGCCTGAAAACTCGGGTCTTGGGAGTGAAGTTTTGAGTCATGGTAATGATGAATTTCAAATAAGTTGTGATTTATGGGATTACAACAATCATGGAGATAGCAGCATCacaactactactactactcaaACAACTCAACAAGCTATTTCTTATCCATCATCAGGTACTGATgcccttttttatttttattccaaTTAAAATTTTGTAAAAAAGTTGGAACTTTAATGGGAAAAGATCTTTTCccacacttttatcttctaagtaaTTCTTTTTCGCATCAAGTCCATAGAAAACAACTCCCATAGAGTAAGCGAGActgtttctgtttttattttagattgaatgaatgttttaagtatgagtaaatgaccattttacccttgttgCATTTATGGATGATATGCTAACATTTTAAGAGCTCATGACCAGATGGCAATGGCATGAGCACTCTGAGCTTTGCTCGGGGAGTTCAAGACCAAGCTTTTTAAGAGCTTCTCTTCCGGcatattatacatataatatatacatGTAATCGTTAGCTGATTacagaagttttttttttttattttttcgcgTGATTTTTCTAGGTGTATTAATGGAAGAAAATCCTGAATTTTACACAAATCAATGTCCTGAAAATGATGTGGATAATGGCAATGGAACGGGTTCATGGTTCTCAACAGCTTTATGGTCGTTTGTGGATTCAATACCAACAACTCCAGCTTCTGCTTCAGAAGGGAGTGCTCTTGTAAACAAGGCATTTGAAAGAATGTCTAGCTTTAGCAGGGGTAGAAACGTAAATTTAGCAGCTGCCGCCGCTTCTGCCGCCAATGGGTCGGGGTTGAAAAGGTTAGAGAAACCGAGTAGTAGGGGTAGGGGTATTGTATTTTTCTCTGTTCTTGGAGTATTGTTTGCTATATTATGGGTGTTTGTAGGGTCATCTATGGAGTTATTGGGTAGGTGTATATGGTAATTAATAGTGATTATGGGTAGCTTGCTTGTTGGTAAAAATGGCGATGTTAGCTGTTTGCTAACGTGCACCGGTCCATGCGGTGTTGTTTGCTAACGTGCACCGGTTTGTTCGGTGTTTTAGTTAACACGGTATGCTACGAGGGTGTAATCATGTGGGTCTAATTTGCAAATAAATGTCATTTTTGTATGTCATGCTTTGATTTTGTATATAAAACATCTAATCATGGCTCACTTAGTAAAAGGCTTGTGGAAGATGTGGGCTTATTGACCCATTGAACCAAGTTCAAATCATGGGACCTGAAAGAGGTTGCTTAGCATCATTGTCAAAAACGAGTCTTCTCCCCATAACCCTGAAATCGGGGTACCCTAGATTTCTTtttaaaaccattttacattaTGTTAttatgagatttgagtattgttattgtttaagtttatttattgatttttggCCCATGGGTAAATGGTTGAGACATATAAGTTTATACAAATGCCTTTAGGATGCAATTGCAAGATTAAAATTTTATGAGAAACTAAAGGGTTAAATGATTTGGGTTAATTTATGTTATATGGTATATTCCTTATTTATTCAAAAGATAGTGCTTATATGAAAAATATATACAATAAGGTTGTGGGCTAAGTCAATGTGCATAAATACTAACATATTAACATGTATGTATATTAGCTATGTTTGTATGTGCTTTACCCCCATTAGCTTGTTGATAACTTAACCCGTACCTAGGCCCATGAAATTGTTGTAGGTTGTATGTAGTTCGTGTACATTGTATGTTTTGAATAAATGAATATACCATTCAACATGGCATTTATGCAAAATTGtgtctctccctctctctttctAAATAGCCTATCTTTCTATCTTGATTGAGTCTTTCTAATTCTTCTCCTTTGTCATTGAATTCTCAACTGATCCTTGTCTCTCTGATCCTTTTGTTCATGATTTCTATGGCGGAACAACATCCTTAACAACCCAACAAATCCTTTGGGGTCATGAAAATCAAATCTTACATCCCTCTTCTCTTGTACCTTGATTCACTAAACTATGATGCGTGTAGAGAACTTTTATCTACATATTGCATAGGTTTTGATTTTATTGATCACATTGATGACACCTATCAAGATTCCATGATCCCACGACAAAGCCCATCGACCCTAAATGGAAATAGATGAACTTTATAATCTAGATTTGAATTGGGGATAGTCTCCTAATCTCTTTCCCCTCTCTTTATCGTAGTATGGTCGGTGCAATTCGGTATCTCACATTCACCGACCCTGACATCTCCTTTGTTGTCCAACAAATTTGTCTTAACGTTGATGAATGTCCTCAAACACATTCGCAAATATATTTGTGGTATTATAGACCATGACCTTTAACTTCATGTATCTCTCTATTCGAGTCTCATAACATACTAAGACGATGATTGGGGGCCGCCTGTCCACCCATCGATCCACCTTGGGGGATTGTGTCTTTGTTGGGAATGACCTGGTATCTTGGACCTACAAGTACAACATACGGTGTAATTTGTTGGTAAAGTGCTGAGCTGAAAGAGATGTTAAATGTAATTGCGATGTATGTTAAAACATTGTAACAAAATATATAGATCTCGCTAATTGAGAATTATTGGTTGCATTATAATTGTCATATTACATTACAACTAGATGTCTAAAGCATTGTAATAAAAAATAGCATTTAACAAAAATCATGTCTTCTTCTAGATTAAAGTACGATCGGAACTTAACTTAAGCTACTATTTTATACATTTAGACCAAAAAGAAAATACATATTTGGCTACCAATTTATGGCATCTTGAAGCTTATTaacatttattatattatttattctttatcattcatatatatatatatatatatatatatatatatatatatatatatatatatatatatatatatatatatatatatatatatatatatatatatatatatatatatatata of the Lactuca sativa cultivar Salinas chromosome 6, Lsat_Salinas_v11, whole genome shotgun sequence genome contains:
- the LOC111920905 gene encoding NAC domain-containing protein 17, with product MGSDLIEAVTVSKSKSAPSAGKCFPPGFRFHPTDEELVLYYLKRKICGRSLKLDIIGEVDVYKWDPEELPGQSKLKSGDRQWFFFSPRDRKYPNGGRSSRATMNGYWKATGKDRIIKRKSFPVGIKKTLVYYQGRAPSGRRTDWVMHEYTMDEEELKRCPFTQEHYVLYKIFKKSGPGPKNGEQYGAPFVEEEWSDDEDCVDLDAFLVQKRNLIPIPIAVDDVKVVGEEEEENVFTNDIVEFLNKIIDEPEIPPQVPEVKETGNCFMESCGDLKDFLELDDLVGPQPGIADSIPEFGSLAEFDLYHDSITRFVEYGPENSGLGSEVLSHGNDEFQISCDLWDYNNHGDSSITTTTTTQTTQQAISYPSSGVLMEENPEFYTNQCPENDVDNGNGTGSWFSTALWSFVDSIPTTPASASEGSALVNKAFERMSSFSRGRNVNLAAAAASAANGSGLKRLEKPSSRGRGIVFFSVLGVLFAILWVFVGSSMELLGRCIW